In one Carassius carassius chromosome 48, fCarCar2.1, whole genome shotgun sequence genomic region, the following are encoded:
- the LOC132131719 gene encoding telomeric repeat-binding factor 2-interacting protein 1-like isoform X2, with the protein MSKEGEEEVTDISPVLFLDTSGQSMCFYVRPGPTKTQLYPLITNGGGSLCRSQEPGAILLIAPGDATTVTASSGLQYISTKYITDCVEQNLQLDLDDYVISVGPSVQTRMASRHQGSGRLGYSPEDDAAIVKFMEKRQHEAKGNLVWKEMEKRRVTEHSWQSMRDRFLKHLQNRLPKKSPTKRKPLCFTQSPLRKKKVTENSEPETDASQNSPQKSVVDESDTQVASENSVCPAVRTDPQPSPERARAPPDVADAAGEPPQDERDVPVREQETPEPEASRRSGLDEDRDGRDLPDGPSEQSSPNKTRQTTKASTADSRQLGILAKAAREFEDSDVMDGSEEVEEVPIMKPSDTCERSASPAASAGEPETQAELLTAARRDAAPEEERPGPSSTAVPASSSHVFLLDSESQDKQHSQTPEEAPSSDSVEHVENLMTKTKKDLLEVTKALWKASGDLARAQVYLLEGYERELHGPVWTLLDDEILLSSPDELEQLQSKYGEEEVTRRRDFLTAGTN; encoded by the exons ATGTCGaaggagggagaggaggaggtTACTGACATCTCTCCTGTCCTATTCCTGGACACAAGTGGACAGTCAATGTGTTTCTATGTGAGACCCGGTCCCACGAAGACTCAGCTCTATCCTCTGATAACTAACGGAGGAGGCTCTTTGTGTCGCAGTCAAGAGCCCGGAGCTATTTTACTGATCGCCCCCGGGGACGCCACTACCGTCACGGCGAGCTCCGGCCTACAGTACATCTCTACCAAATACATCACAGACTGTGTAGAGCAGAACCTGCAGCTGGATCTGGACGACTATGTGATCAGCGTGGGACCGTCGGTCCAGACGAGGATGGCGAGCCGTCACCAGGGCAGTGGGCGGCTGGGTTACTCACCTGAAGACGACGCGGCCATCGTGAAGTTCATGGAAAAGCGGCAGCATGAAGCCAAAGGCAACCTGGTTTGGAAAGAAATGGAGAAACGGCGCGTGACCGAGCACAGCTGGCAGTCCATGAGGGATCGGTTTCTAAAACACCTTCAGAACAGACTCCCGAAGAAGAGTCCCACCAAAAGAAAACCGCTTTGTTTCACGCAAAGCCCTCTGCGTAAGAAGAAAGTCACTGAGAACTCAGAGCCTGAGACGGACGCCTCACAAAACTCTCCTCAGAAGTCTGTCGTTGATGAATCTGACACACAAGTGGCTTCGGAGAACAGCGTGTGTCCAGCTGTAAGGACCGACCCTCAGCCTTCTCCAGAGAGGGCCAGGGCTCCTCCAGATGTGGCAGATGCTGCTGGAGAGCCCCCGCAGGACGAGCGGGACGTCCCGGTCCGAGAACAAGAAACACCAGAGCCTGAAGCATCCAGAAGATCTGGATTAGATGAAGATCGTGATGGACGAGACCTTCCAGATG gacCAAGTGAACAATCATCTCCCAACAAAACAAGACAGACGACCAAAGCCTCCACAGCTGACTCTAGACAGCTGGGGATTCTGGCAAAAGCTGCGAGAGAGTTTGAAGACTCAGATGTG ATGGATGGAAGTGAAGAAGTAGAAGAAGTACCGATCATGAAGCCCTCGGACACATGTGAACGTTCAGCGTCACCTGCAGCATCAGCAGGGGAACCCGAAACTCAGGCTGAGCTCCTCACAGCCGCTCGACGGGATGCAGCACCTGAAGAAGAGCGTCCCGGGCCTAGCTCCACAGCTGTCCCTGCGTCCTCATCCCACGTCTTCCTCCTGGACTCCGAGTCACAGGACAAACAGCACAGCCAGACTCCAGAGGAAGCTCCCTCCAGTGACTCGGTGGAACATGTGGAGAACCTGATGACTAAGACCAAGAAGGACCTGCTGGAGGTGACCAAGGCTCTGTGGAAGGCAAGCGGTGACCTGGCTAGGGCTCAGGTGTATCTGCTGGAGGGGTATGAGCGTGAGCTTCACGGGCCTGTCTGGACCCTTCTGGACGATGAGATCCTCCTGTCATCTCCTGATGAACTGGAGCAGCTTCAGTCCAAATACGGAGAGGAGGAAGTGACCAGGAGAAGAGACTTCCTCACGGCGGGCACCAACTGA
- the LOC132131719 gene encoding telomeric repeat-binding factor 2-interacting protein 1-like isoform X1 — protein MLFAPKQINRKRLWRENLIHIAFTMSKEGEEEVTDISPVLFLDTSGQSMCFYVRPGPTKTQLYPLITNGGGSLCRSQEPGAILLIAPGDATTVTASSGLQYISTKYITDCVEQNLQLDLDDYVISVGPSVQTRMASRHQGSGRLGYSPEDDAAIVKFMEKRQHEAKGNLVWKEMEKRRVTEHSWQSMRDRFLKHLQNRLPKKSPTKRKPLCFTQSPLRKKKVTENSEPETDASQNSPQKSVVDESDTQVASENSVCPAVRTDPQPSPERARAPPDVADAAGEPPQDERDVPVREQETPEPEASRRSGLDEDRDGRDLPDGPSEQSSPNKTRQTTKASTADSRQLGILAKAAREFEDSDVMDGSEEVEEVPIMKPSDTCERSASPAASAGEPETQAELLTAARRDAAPEEERPGPSSTAVPASSSHVFLLDSESQDKQHSQTPEEAPSSDSVEHVENLMTKTKKDLLEVTKALWKASGDLARAQVYLLEGYERELHGPVWTLLDDEILLSSPDELEQLQSKYGEEEVTRRRDFLTAGTN, from the exons ATGCTGTTTGCTCCAAAGCAGATTAACAGAAAAAGACTGTGGCGTGAAAATTTAATTCAT ATAGCCTTCACCATGTCGaaggagggagaggaggaggtTACTGACATCTCTCCTGTCCTATTCCTGGACACAAGTGGACAGTCAATGTGTTTCTATGTGAGACCCGGTCCCACGAAGACTCAGCTCTATCCTCTGATAACTAACGGAGGAGGCTCTTTGTGTCGCAGTCAAGAGCCCGGAGCTATTTTACTGATCGCCCCCGGGGACGCCACTACCGTCACGGCGAGCTCCGGCCTACAGTACATCTCTACCAAATACATCACAGACTGTGTAGAGCAGAACCTGCAGCTGGATCTGGACGACTATGTGATCAGCGTGGGACCGTCGGTCCAGACGAGGATGGCGAGCCGTCACCAGGGCAGTGGGCGGCTGGGTTACTCACCTGAAGACGACGCGGCCATCGTGAAGTTCATGGAAAAGCGGCAGCATGAAGCCAAAGGCAACCTGGTTTGGAAAGAAATGGAGAAACGGCGCGTGACCGAGCACAGCTGGCAGTCCATGAGGGATCGGTTTCTAAAACACCTTCAGAACAGACTCCCGAAGAAGAGTCCCACCAAAAGAAAACCGCTTTGTTTCACGCAAAGCCCTCTGCGTAAGAAGAAAGTCACTGAGAACTCAGAGCCTGAGACGGACGCCTCACAAAACTCTCCTCAGAAGTCTGTCGTTGATGAATCTGACACACAAGTGGCTTCGGAGAACAGCGTGTGTCCAGCTGTAAGGACCGACCCTCAGCCTTCTCCAGAGAGGGCCAGGGCTCCTCCAGATGTGGCAGATGCTGCTGGAGAGCCCCCGCAGGACGAGCGGGACGTCCCGGTCCGAGAACAAGAAACACCAGAGCCTGAAGCATCCAGAAGATCTGGATTAGATGAAGATCGTGATGGACGAGACCTTCCAGATG gacCAAGTGAACAATCATCTCCCAACAAAACAAGACAGACGACCAAAGCCTCCACAGCTGACTCTAGACAGCTGGGGATTCTGGCAAAAGCTGCGAGAGAGTTTGAAGACTCAGATGTG ATGGATGGAAGTGAAGAAGTAGAAGAAGTACCGATCATGAAGCCCTCGGACACATGTGAACGTTCAGCGTCACCTGCAGCATCAGCAGGGGAACCCGAAACTCAGGCTGAGCTCCTCACAGCCGCTCGACGGGATGCAGCACCTGAAGAAGAGCGTCCCGGGCCTAGCTCCACAGCTGTCCCTGCGTCCTCATCCCACGTCTTCCTCCTGGACTCCGAGTCACAGGACAAACAGCACAGCCAGACTCCAGAGGAAGCTCCCTCCAGTGACTCGGTGGAACATGTGGAGAACCTGATGACTAAGACCAAGAAGGACCTGCTGGAGGTGACCAAGGCTCTGTGGAAGGCAAGCGGTGACCTGGCTAGGGCTCAGGTGTATCTGCTGGAGGGGTATGAGCGTGAGCTTCACGGGCCTGTCTGGACCCTTCTGGACGATGAGATCCTCCTGTCATCTCCTGATGAACTGGAGCAGCTTCAGTCCAAATACGGAGAGGAGGAAGTGACCAGGAGAAGAGACTTCCTCACGGCGGGCACCAACTGA